The Prinia subflava isolate CZ2003 ecotype Zambia chromosome 18, Cam_Psub_1.2, whole genome shotgun sequence genome has a window encoding:
- the LOC134560012 gene encoding estradiol 17-beta-dehydrogenase 11-like: protein MGAQHESMPETGTGQHRKRPKSHISLSTPGTSCQLQGEHGSARTGWSADRISSAPLTQGHREGDTSPGTPGGGHQPRDTGMSGWNSWAESGRCGGGSCGSGRGQRRAPRRAAGKSTPRVLPKEIKVQFGPRQSSGKTMNLFLELLLFLVTLLYSYLEAFVKLFVPVRRKSLSGELVLITGAGHGVGRATALEFAKRQSRLVLWDINKHGVEETAAECQKLGATVQTFVVDCSKREEIYSAADKVKKDIGDVTILVNNVGVITAADFLSTQDHQIERMFEINILGHMWTTRAFLPVMMDNNYGHIVTVASAAGHFVVPYMVTYCSSKFAAVGFHKALTEELSALGKDGIKTTCLCPVFINTGFVKNPSTRLGKILEVEEVVEALMEGIETNQKMVFAPPNQSVALLLERVFPERALNLLKKMSEVKFDAVIGQRSTQ, encoded by the exons ATGGGTGCCCAGCACGAGTCCAT GCCtgagacagggacaggacagcacagaaaaCGCCCTAAAAGCCACATTTCTTTATCCACGCCCGGCACGTCCTGTCAGCTGCAGGGCGAACACGGTTCTGCAAGGACAGGCTGGAGTGCAGACCGCATCTCCTCCGCACCGCTCACCCAGGGACACCGGGAGGGGGACACCAGCCCAGGGACACCGGGAGGGGGACACCAGCCCAGGGACACCGGGATGTCAGGGTGGAACAGCTGGGCGGAGAGCGGGCGGTGCGGGGGTGGATCCTGCGGGAGCGGACGGGGCCAGCGGCGCGCACCGAGGCGGGCAGCGGGTAAATCAACACCCCGCGTCCTCCCAAAAGAGATTAAAGTTCAGTTCGGTCCTCGACAGAGCTCCGGGAAAACAATGAATCTCTTTCTGGAGCTTCTCCTGTTCCTGGTCACGCTCCTCTACTCCTACCTGGAGGCTTTCGTGAAGCTCTTCGTGCCTGTGAGGAGAAAGTCTCTCAGCGGGGAGCTGGTGCTCATCACGGGCGCTGGCCATGGCGTCGGCAGAGCCACCGCCCTGGAGTTCGCCAAGCGCCAgagcaggctggtgctgtgggaCATCAATAAG CACGGCGTGGAGGAGACGGCAGCAGAATGCCAGAAGCTGGGAGCCACTGTTCAAACCTTCGTGGTGGACTGCAGCAAACGGGAGGAGATCTACAGCGCTGCAGACAAg GTGAAGAAGGATATTGGGGATGTGACCATCCTGGTGAACAACGTTGGTGTGATTACAGCTGCCGACTTTCTCTCGACTCAGGACCACCAGATAGAAAGGATGTTTGAAATCAACATTCTGGGTCACATGTGG ACCACAAGAGCTTTTCTGCCGGTCATGATGGACAACAACTACGGGCACATTGTCACAGTGGCTTCAGCAGCAGGTCATTTTGTGGTTCCTTACATGGTGACTTATTG ctcaaGCAAGTTTGCTGCAGTTGGATTCCATAAAGCTCTGACAGAGGAGCTGTCTGCCCTGGGAAAGGATGGAATAAAAACAACGTGCCTTTGTCCGGTTTTTATAAACACTGGATTTGTCAAAAACCCCAGCACAAG GCTTGGAAAGATTCTGGAGGTTGAAGAAGTTGTAGAGGCTCTGATGGAAGGAATAGAGACCAACCAGAAAATGGTTTTTGCTCCACCAAATCAGAGCGTCGCTTTACTGCTTGAAAG GGTGTTTCCAGAGCGTGCTCTGAACCTTCTGAAGAAGATGAGTGAGGTCAAATTTGATGCAGTTATTGGGCAGAGAAGCACCCAGTGA